The Sorangiineae bacterium MSr11954 DNA segment ACGTGATTCGCGACGAGCTCGGGGTGAGCGAGGTCAAGCTGGGCGGTCGCTGGACCGGCGGCGAGGTGATCCTCAAGCCGGGCAAGGAGGGGACGGCGGAGAAGCGCGTCCCCATCGAATCGCTCTTCCACAAGATCGTGATGATCCGGGACCGGCTGCGCGTGCTCGAGCAAAAGATCAACGGCCACCCGCAGCTCTCCGACGAGGACAAGGTGCAGATGCAGCAGTACGTGACCCAGTGCTACGGCTCGCTCACCACCTTCAACGTGCTCTTCGCCGAGAAGGAAGACGGCTTCACCGGGCAAAAAGGCTCGAAAGAGGACTGATGCGGGCGCCTCGCGTGGCAGTCGCGGTGCTGGCTTTTCTGTTGGGCGGTTGCGCGCTCGGGTGCGGCAGCGAGAAGGCCTCCACGCCCGTCGGCGTCTCCCAGGTCCCGGTCGCCCCCGACAAGCCGCCGCCGATCTTCCAGTACGCCTCGCTCGACGGGCGCCCGGTGAGCTCCGCCGCCATGCGCGGGCGTCTGGCGGTGATCGCCTTCATCACCACCTGGGATCTCGCGAGCCAGGCGCAGGTCGACTTCCTGGTCGCCATGGCCAAGAACGACGGCGATCGCGTGGCCTACGCGCTGGTCACCTTGCAAGAGCGGCGGGACCGCGAGCTCATCGAGATGTATCGGAGCAAGCTGGGGGTGACCTTCCCCGTGGCCCTCGCGGACGCCGAGACCATCGCCGGCGGCGGCCCCTTCGGCGACGTGCACTCGGTGCCCACCGTGGTCGTGCTCGGTCGCGACGGCCGCATCCTCTGGCGCAACGTCGGCCTGGCCCGAAGCGATGAAATCCGTCGCGAAATGCGCGGTCGCTGATTTTTCGTAAGCCGTTGGGTTGATTTTCGATGGAAACATCGAACAATGCGCCATTGTGCTTTCGAATCGTAAGGCGGATCGCCTCGATGCAGTGGATATCAAGATTCTGCGCCTGTTGGCTGCGAACGGCCGTATGAGCTGGGCCGATATTGGCGCGGAGCTCGGGCTCTCGGGTCCGGCGGCGGCCGAGCGGGTCAAAAAGCTGGAGCAGCTGGGGCTCGTCCGCGGCTATGCGGCCCTCCTCGACCCGGGCGAGCTGGGGCTCGGGGTGACGGCCTACATCGCGGTGCGGCTCGATCGCCCGGCGCACCGCGCGGCGTTCTTGAAGCGCATCAAGCGGGAAGAAGCCGTGGTCGAGTGCCATCACATGGCGGGCGACGACGACTATTGGCTCAAGGTGCGCGTGCCCGATCTGCGCGCGCTCGAGATCCTGGTGAGCGACACGCTCAAGTCGATCGAAGGGGTGCTCGGCACCCGCACCTCCATCGTCATGTCCACGGTGAAGGAGAGCGCGACCCCGCCGCTCGATCATCTGGAGCAAGGCTAGGCGCGATGGTCCCCGTCTTCGTGAAGGCCCTTCTTCTGGGCTTCTCCGTGGCTGCGCCCGTGGGCCCCATCGGCGTTTTGTGCATCCGCCGCACCTTGACCGACGGGCGCCGCGTGGGCTTCTTCTGCGGTCTCGGCGCTGCCACCGCCGATGCCCTGTACGGCTTGGTGGCCGGTCTCGGCGTGGCCGCCATCTCCTCGTCGTTCTCCGCGCAACAGCGCATCTTCCGCGTCGTGGGCGCTTGCTACTTGGCGTACCTCGCTTACTGCACCGTGCGCGCCGAGGTGCCGCGCGAGGGCGCCAACGCGGCTAAGGTGGCTGGCGGCGGCGCGCTTTCGGCGTGGCTCTCCACCTTCGGCCTCACCGTGACGAACCCCATGACCATCGCGGCGTTCGCGGCCATGTTCTCGTCCTTCGGCATCGTGGCCGGCGCGAGCGTGTGGGATGGCACCTTGGCGTTGGTCGCGGGGGTGTTTCTGGGATCGGCGGCGTGGTGGTTCACCCTCAGCGGTGGGGTCAGCTTGGTGCGGCAGCGGCTTTCGCGGGCGCACCTGGTTTGGGTGAACCGCGCCTCGGGCGTGTGCCTCTTTGGATTTGCGCTGGCGGCGGTGCTTTCGCCGTAGCCAGCCTTAGCTCGCCTCGTGGGCCGGCAGCCACTCGGCGATCAGCCACCTCGTGAGCTCCGGCTTCTGCACCTTGCCCATGGCGTTGCGGGGCAGCTCGCCCAGGAGCGCGATCTGCTTCGGCACTTTGTACGGAGCGAGGCTTTGCTTGGCGAAGGCGCGGAGGGGCTCGGAGGCGCACTCGCCCTCGCGGCCTTCGTGGGGCACCACACAGGCGATGACCCGGTCGCCCCAGTTTTCGTCGGGCACGCCCACCACGGCCACCTCGCGGATGGCGGGGTGCTCGCGCAGCGCCTCTTCGATCTCGAGGGCGCTCAGTTTGTAGCCGCCGCTCTTGAGGATATCCACGCTGGTGCGGCCCAGGATCTTGAAGTAGCCGTCGCCGTCGCGGGTGACGGTGTCGCCCGTGCGAAACCAGGGGCCTTGGCCGTCGTCCGTGATCACGAACGCGTCGCGCGTCGCATCGGGGCGCTGGTAGTAGCCGGCGAAGACGCTGGGGCCCGCGATCCAGAGCTCGCCGCTCGCGGCCTCTGCGCCTTGGTCGTCGACGATGCGCGTTCGCACGGTGGGGAGCGGGAGGCCCACGTGACCCGGCTTGCGAACGCCGTGCACGGGGTTGGTCATGCCGACGCCGATTTCGGTCATCCCAAAGCGCTCCACGGGGATGATGCCGGCGATGCTCTGCCAGCGTTCGGCGAGGGTGACGGGCAGGGCGGCGCTGCCGCTGGTGGCCAGGCGAAGGGCGCGGGCCGCCTGCTGCCAACCGGCTCGAACCTCGGGCTCGGCTTTGTCGAAGGCCGCCAGAAGGCGCGTGTACATGGTCGGCACGGCCATGAGCACGGTGGCGCGCGGCAGCTCGTTCCAGATGCGCTGCGCGTCGAAGGTGGGGAGCATGCGAATGGTGGCGCCGGCGCCGAGCGCGGTCAGCAGCGCGATGGCCAAGCCGTGCATGTGATGCAGAGGCAGCGCGTGGAGCAAGGTGTCGCCCTCGCCAAAGCCCCAGGCCTCGGCCACCACCCGCTGTTGGGTGGCGAGGTTCTCGTGCGTGAGCACGGCGCCTTTGGGCTTGCCGGTGGTGCCGCTGGTGTAGAGCTGAAGGGCCGCCGCGTCGGGCGCGAGGGCCGGGAGCACCGCGTCGTCCGCCGGCTCGGAGAAGCGCGGATCGTCGGTGCCCAGCACGCGCCGGCCGCGTGCGACCTCCTCGAGGCGCGGGGCCAGATCGGGGGAGACGAGGACCGTCTTCACCCCGGCATCGTCGCAAAAGTAGAGCATTTCGCGCGAAGGGTGCAGCGGCGAGAGCACGGTAACCACGCCGCCGGCCATCAGCACGCCGAAGAACGCGGCGACGAAATGTCCACCGGGCGAGACGAACACGGCGACGCGTTCGCCGCCCAGGCTCGATGCGGCCGCCGGGCCATTTGCTCCGCGCGGGGCCTCGGCGAGCAATGTTTTCGCGATGGCGCGTGCGCGTGCATGAAGCGCGGAATAAGTCCAGGTGCCTTCGTCGTCCTCGATTGCGATTCGTAGGTCGTTGCGCAGTTCCATCGCTTGGCGTCGTAGCATGCGGGCCCGAATCTTGCGCCGTTGACGGGTCGATTTGAATTCCTATTATGCGGTGTTGTTCCCTCTGCCCGGTTCGATCTTGTCGGCATTCGTGACTCCTACAGGCGTGAATTCGGGGGATTAGCGGTCGCTCTGTGAGCACGCCGGGCCGCGCGTCAAAACGCGGATAACTCGGAAGCCTGATGCGCGACCATTGGTTTCCCACCTAGCCGTCAGGGCTAGGGGTCATGCAAGCCGGCGCCGGCCATGGCGGTACGGAACGCTTTTGAAATCCACGAGCGACGAGCTCGTGGATTTCGCTTTTTTGTGCCTCGATCGCGAGGCTGGTGCCGAGCTTCGGCGCGGTGCGGAGGGCTCCGCGCGGTGCGGAGGGCTCGGCGTGCGTGGAGGGGCTCGGGGTGCGCGGAGAGCTCGGCGCGGTGCGGAGGGCTCGGCGTGCGTGGAGGGGGCTCGGCGGGTAGCCGATGAACCTGCGGATGACGTCGCCCCATCCCAAACTCCGTCCCAAAAACGGAACGCGCCGACAGGCCCTCCGCGCGCAAGCTCGACCTGCCGCTGGTGGCCGCCCACGACGCCCACGACGCGTGCTCGGCCGCGCCGTGCTCGAGCATGTTCGTGCAGCCGATGAACTCGCCGGCTGAGACGCTCGGTGCAGGACGTGCGCGATTCGTTCGCGCCTCCGCGGGGCGCGTGCAGGAAAGCCGGCTCGACGTGGTGCGGTGAAGGGGATTAGAGTCGGCATGCTCATGGGGCGCGCACGCGCGGATGTTTTGGTCTTTGGGGCCACGGGATTCACTGGGAGGCTCGTCTGCGAGGCCCTTCGTGCGCGCGGGATTGCATTTGCCGTCGCCGGACGGAATCGGTCCAAGCTCGATGCGCTGTCGCGGGCGCTCGGGGGGGTCGAAACGGCGGTGGTCGATCTCAAGGACGCCGAGACCATCGTTCGGGCGCTCGGCGATCGGCGCGTGGTCTGCGCTTGTGCCGGCCCGTTCATCGAGGTGGGGGAGCCCATTCTGGCGAGCTGCGCGCGCATGGGGATCCACTATGCCGACACCACCGGCGAGCAAAGCTTCGTGGCGCTGGCGGTGCTTCGTTACCGTGCCACCGCAGAGGCGAGTGGAGCCTGCATCGCGCCCTCGATGGCCTACGAGATCGCGCCCGCGGATTGGGCGGCGCACGTGGCGGCCGAGCGGGTCGGCGGTGCGCCCGAGCGGCTCGACATCGTCTACATGCCCGGCGAGGGCGGGAGCCTGGTGGACACGACCACGCGGGGAACCAAGCTCAGTGTGATGTCCATCTTCGCGGGGGAGAGCCGGCAGTTCGTCGATGGCGCGCTCCGCCGGGAGGCACCGGCCACCGTCGTACAAACCTTCGACACCCTCGACGGCCGGCGGGTGACCGCGCTCTCCATCCCGAGCCCGGAGACCATCGTCGTTCCCGGCCACACGGGCGCCCGCACCGTCCGCACCTTCATGACCATGGGCCGGGGCCCCGCGCGCCTGCTCCAAAAGACGCGCTCCTTTGCGCCGGCCGCCGTTCGCCTCGCGCGCCCGCTGCTCGCGCGCGCCATCGGTCGCTCCAGCGAGGGCCCCGAGGGCGAAGCGCGCGCCATGCCGTTCCATCTGCTCGCCGAAGCGCACCGCGCCGGCCGCACGGCGCGCGTCTTCGTGTCGGGCCGCGATCCGTACGGGCTCACGGCCGAAATTCAGGCGCTCTATGTCGCGCGCGCGCTCGCCGGCGCCCTGGAGGTGCGCGGCATCGTGGCCCCGAGCCAAGCCATCGCGCCGCGCGATGCGATGGAGGCGCTTCGCCCGAGCGGCCTCGAGCTCGCCATCTTCGACAACGGCTCGCCGATCTAGCCGCGTCGCCTCGGGCCGCCTCGCCGGTTCCGGTGCCTAGCCGCGCGCGAGCGCCACCACCGAGTACGCCACCGCGGGTCGCTCGCCCGGGTTCGCGTAGGAGTGCCGCTGATCGCCGCGGAAGGCGACCAGATCGCCGGGCTCGAGCTGCCAGCGCTCGCCGGCGGCGACCAGCACGATGCTGCCGCTCTCGCACGTGAGGTACTCGCGCGTGCCGGGCGTGTGCGGCACGCCGCTCATCTGGCTCCGGGGCGGCAGCTCGAAGCGGTCGATTTCCATCCCCGGGATGGCGTCCGGAAGCAATTTGCGCACGGTCACGTCGCCGCGCTGGCGGGTGCGGAGCTCGTCGCGCGGGTAGAAGGCGCACGCGGCGCGCGGGGTGGAGATGAGCTCCTCCAAGGTGACTTGAAAGGCCTCGGCCACCGCGTGCATCACGGACAAGGTCGGGTTGGCGGTGCCGGATTCGACGTTCGCCCAGGTGGCCCTCGGTACATTGGCCATCTTGGCCATCTGCTGCTGCGTCAAGCCCCGCGCCTCGCGCAGCTGACGGATGTTCTTGCCCAGTCGGGTAGCCAGCTCCTCGGTCATGACGACACGATGGATCGCCGCCAATAGATTGGCAAGCTTGCCATCGGAGTGGCAGGCGAGGCGCACCATCGGGTCCAGGAGGACGCGATCATGGACTGGAATGGACGAGGCGTAGTGATCACGGGTGCGAGCCGGGGCCTTGGCGAACGGCTCGCACGTTGGTTTGCAAAGCGGGGCGCGCAGGTCGCCTTGGTGGCGCGCGGACGCGAGGAGCTCGAGCGG contains these protein-coding regions:
- a CDS encoding XRE family transcriptional regulator, with translation MTEELATRLGKNIRQLREARGLTQQQMAKMANVPRATWANVESGTANPTLSVMHAVAEAFQVTLEELISTPRAACAFYPRDELRTRQRGDVTVRKLLPDAIPGMEIDRFELPPRSQMSGVPHTPGTREYLTCESGSIVLVAAGERWQLEPGDLVAFRGDQRHSYANPGERPAVAYSVVALARG
- a CDS encoding LysE family translocator produces the protein MVPVFVKALLLGFSVAAPVGPIGVLCIRRTLTDGRRVGFFCGLGAATADALYGLVAGLGVAAISSSFSAQQRIFRVVGACYLAYLAYCTVRAEVPREGANAAKVAGGGALSAWLSTFGLTVTNPMTIAAFAAMFSSFGIVAGASVWDGTLALVAGVFLGSAAWWFTLSGGVSLVRQRLSRAHLVWVNRASGVCLFGFALAAVLSP
- a CDS encoding Lrp/AsnC family transcriptional regulator, yielding MDIKILRLLAANGRMSWADIGAELGLSGPAAAERVKKLEQLGLVRGYAALLDPGELGLGVTAYIAVRLDRPAHRAAFLKRIKREEAVVECHHMAGDDDYWLKVRVPDLRALEILVSDTLKSIEGVLGTRTSIVMSTVKESATPPLDHLEQG
- a CDS encoding saccharopine dehydrogenase NADP-binding domain-containing protein, with protein sequence MKGIRVGMLMGRARADVLVFGATGFTGRLVCEALRARGIAFAVAGRNRSKLDALSRALGGVETAVVDLKDAETIVRALGDRRVVCACAGPFIEVGEPILASCARMGIHYADTTGEQSFVALAVLRYRATAEASGACIAPSMAYEIAPADWAAHVAAERVGGAPERLDIVYMPGEGGSLVDTTTRGTKLSVMSIFAGESRQFVDGALRREAPATVVQTFDTLDGRRVTALSIPSPETIVVPGHTGARTVRTFMTMGRGPARLLQKTRSFAPAAVRLARPLLARAIGRSSEGPEGEARAMPFHLLAEAHRAGRTARVFVSGRDPYGLTAEIQALYVARALAGALEVRGIVAPSQAIAPRDAMEALRPSGLELAIFDNGSPI
- a CDS encoding TlpA family protein disulfide reductase encodes the protein MRAPRVAVAVLAFLLGGCALGCGSEKASTPVGVSQVPVAPDKPPPIFQYASLDGRPVSSAAMRGRLAVIAFITTWDLASQAQVDFLVAMAKNDGDRVAYALVTLQERRDRELIEMYRSKLGVTFPVALADAETIAGGGPFGDVHSVPTVVVLGRDGRILWRNVGLARSDEIRREMRGR
- a CDS encoding acyl-CoA synthetase, which translates into the protein MELRNDLRIAIEDDEGTWTYSALHARARAIAKTLLAEAPRGANGPAAASSLGGERVAVFVSPGGHFVAAFFGVLMAGGVVTVLSPLHPSREMLYFCDDAGVKTVLVSPDLAPRLEEVARGRRVLGTDDPRFSEPADDAVLPALAPDAAALQLYTSGTTGKPKGAVLTHENLATQQRVVAEAWGFGEGDTLLHALPLHHMHGLAIALLTALGAGATIRMLPTFDAQRIWNELPRATVLMAVPTMYTRLLAAFDKAEPEVRAGWQQAARALRLATSGSAALPVTLAERWQSIAGIIPVERFGMTEIGVGMTNPVHGVRKPGHVGLPLPTVRTRIVDDQGAEAASGELWIAGPSVFAGYYQRPDATRDAFVITDDGQGPWFRTGDTVTRDGDGYFKILGRTSVDILKSGGYKLSALEIEEALREHPAIREVAVVGVPDENWGDRVIACVVPHEGREGECASEPLRAFAKQSLAPYKVPKQIALLGELPRNAMGKVQKPELTRWLIAEWLPAHEAS